A window of Clostridium sp. 'White wine YQ' contains these coding sequences:
- a CDS encoding PTS lactose/cellobiose transporter subunit IIA gives MEEIILNLIMHSGEARSYSMEAIQAAKEGNFEEASQLIVKANEELGHAHNAQTSLIQGEAAGQKAEFSLLLIHAQDHLMTTMTLKDLANEIIEVYTRL, from the coding sequence ATGGAAGAAATAATATTAAATTTAATAATGCATAGTGGAGAAGCAAGAAGTTACTCAATGGAAGCTATTCAAGCAGCTAAAGAAGGAAATTTTGAAGAAGCAAGTCAATTGATAGTAAAAGCAAACGAAGAGTTGGGACATGCGCATAATGCTCAAACAAGCTTAATTCAAGGAGAAGCAGCAGGGCAAAAAGCTGAATTTTCGCTACTTCTAATTCATGCTCAAGATCATCTAATGACAACAATGACATTAAAAGATTTAGCTAATGAGATAATAGAAGTTTACACTAGACTATAA
- a CDS encoding N-acetylglucosamine kinase, protein MEYVIGIDGGGTKTEAVAYNLNGEAITSAVTGFGNLLNGEEEALNNIINAIKQVVETYGKEGLKGLYLGLAGAEVDDNAKIVQERIKKELCIESTVMNDGELALKALLKGEDGVLTIAGTGSVAFGIKNGKEARCGGWGNLLGDEGSAYKIAIEAFKNMIYENDFGIEMSELSKEILESLKMKKVDEIIGFVYSNTKDEVASITPIVSKRADLGDKIAIDILKSEGLAIAKTTERVYKKLGFQSASVGIVGGVLKKSKILRETFEEYLNENANIIAFVDEEVSPAKGAYYLYIKEK, encoded by the coding sequence ATGGAATATGTAATTGGGATTGATGGCGGAGGAACTAAAACAGAAGCAGTTGCCTATAATCTTAATGGTGAAGCTATTACAAGTGCAGTAACTGGCTTCGGTAACTTACTTAATGGGGAAGAAGAGGCATTAAATAATATAATTAATGCAATAAAACAAGTAGTTGAGACTTATGGCAAAGAAGGGTTAAAAGGATTATACTTAGGCTTAGCTGGAGCAGAGGTGGATGATAACGCCAAAATCGTACAAGAGAGAATAAAAAAAGAATTGTGCATTGAATCAACTGTAATGAATGATGGCGAGTTAGCACTTAAGGCTTTACTTAAAGGTGAAGATGGAGTGCTTACCATTGCCGGTACTGGTTCAGTAGCGTTTGGAATTAAGAACGGAAAAGAAGCTAGATGTGGAGGCTGGGGTAACCTTCTAGGAGACGAAGGCAGCGCTTACAAAATAGCTATAGAAGCATTTAAAAATATGATTTACGAAAACGATTTTGGAATAGAGATGAGTGAACTTTCAAAAGAAATATTAGAAAGCTTAAAAATGAAAAAGGTTGATGAAATAATTGGTTTCGTATATTCAAACACCAAGGATGAAGTAGCTTCAATTACTCCTATAGTTTCTAAAAGAGCTGATTTAGGAGATAAGATTGCAATTGATATCTTAAAATCAGAAGGATTAGCAATAGCTAAAACCACTGAGAGGGTATATAAAAAATTAGGATTTCAAAGTGCAAGTGTAGGAATAGTTGGAGGTGTGCTAAAAAAATCAAAAATACTTAGAGAAACATTCGAAGAGTATCTAAATGAGAATGCAAATATTATAGCCTTTGTAGATGAAGAGGTATCACCTGCAAAAGGCGCATATTATTTATATATTAAAGAAAAGTAA
- a CDS encoding DUF871 domain-containing protein, whose product MRRLGISVYPNHVPMEKIIEYIELAAKYGFSRIFTCLISASDKSTEEVVDEFKKMLKVANKHGMEVIADLDPTVFKNLNASIQDLKVFKEMGLSGIRLDMGFSGFEETVMTFNEYGLKVELNMSNGTKYVDNILSNKPNMNNLYGCHNFYPHVYTGLSYKHFIACSKQFKELGIKTAAFVNSHNADHGPWPVNEGICTLEEHRNLPIEVQAKHLWATGLIDDVIIANAFASEEELRALSKLNKDKLEFRVELTKGISEIEKKIILEEFHFSRGDVSDYVVRSTQSRVKYKGTPFPPYNTPDIERGDILIESDLYTRYAGELQVAIKEMKNSGKTNVVAKIIPEERFLLDYIEPWGKFGFKEKE is encoded by the coding sequence ATGAGACGATTAGGAATTTCAGTATATCCCAATCATGTTCCAATGGAAAAAATAATTGAGTATATCGAGTTGGCTGCAAAGTATGGGTTTAGCAGAATATTTACGTGCTTAATTTCTGCAAGTGATAAATCCACTGAAGAAGTAGTAGATGAATTTAAAAAGATGCTAAAGGTTGCCAATAAACATGGAATGGAAGTTATTGCAGATTTAGATCCAACTGTATTTAAGAACTTAAATGCAAGTATTCAAGATTTAAAAGTATTTAAGGAAATGGGCTTAAGTGGAATAAGACTTGATATGGGTTTTTCAGGTTTTGAAGAAACAGTTATGACATTCAATGAATACGGATTAAAAGTTGAACTTAATATGAGTAATGGAACTAAGTATGTTGATAATATTTTAAGTAATAAACCTAACATGAATAATCTTTATGGTTGCCATAACTTTTATCCACATGTATATACTGGATTAAGTTATAAGCACTTTATTGCTTGTTCAAAACAATTTAAAGAATTAGGAATTAAAACAGCTGCATTTGTAAATTCACATAATGCTGACCATGGTCCTTGGCCAGTAAATGAAGGCATATGTACACTAGAAGAACATAGAAATTTACCAATAGAAGTTCAAGCAAAACATCTATGGGCTACAGGATTAATTGATGATGTTATTATAGCTAATGCGTTTGCATCAGAAGAGGAATTAAGAGCTCTTAGCAAACTTAATAAGGATAAATTAGAATTTAGAGTAGAACTAACTAAAGGAATATCTGAAATAGAGAAAAAGATAATTTTAGAAGAATTCCATTTCAGTAGAGGTGACGTATCAGATTATGTGGTTAGAAGTACTCAAAGTAGAGTTAAGTACAAGGGTACACCATTTCCACCATATAATACTCCAGATATAGAACGAGGAGATATCTTGATAGAATCAGATTTATATACAAGATATGCAGGGGAACTACAAGTTGCTATTAAGGAAATGAAGAATAGTGGGAAAACTAATGTTGTTGCGAAAATAATACCTGAAGAGAGGTTTCTTTTAGATTATATTGAACCTTGGGGTAAGTTTGGATTTAAAGAAAAAGAATAG
- a CDS encoding PTS sugar transporter subunit IIC produces MKKFMAWMEEHFIPIAGKIGAQRHLVAIRDGFVAIMPLIMAGAFAVLINNLPLQFFQDFMLNTFGETWKTFGGDIWNGTFAIMSLLLVFTTSYSLAKSYESDGLAAGVVSFASLLIIYKGSTLDWAIPYAYLGTQGLFVSLILALIVTSIFVKLLGNPKLVIKMPDGVPPAVAKSFAALLPSIIILILVTAFKHIVGIWNISDIHASVFWTIQKPLSGIAGSLPGVLVIIFLQQLLWFFGLHGSNILAPVINTLLLPLTNANIDAFNAGKEIPNILNSQFLDSYVNMGGSGTTISLIIAIYIVSKNKAQKTIANLGVAPGLFNINEPVIFGMPIVLNPVYFIPFILVPMISAIIAYTLTALHIAPKIVVLAPWTMPPVLGAIMSTASIRGGLVALIIIAVGTFIYLPFVVAADKELAREAEESLAD; encoded by the coding sequence ATGAAAAAATTTATGGCCTGGATGGAAGAACACTTTATTCCAATAGCAGGTAAGATCGGTGCACAAAGACATCTAGTTGCAATACGTGATGGATTCGTTGCAATTATGCCACTTATTATGGCAGGAGCTTTCGCAGTACTAATAAACAATTTACCACTTCAATTCTTTCAAGATTTTATGCTTAATACTTTTGGTGAGACTTGGAAGACATTTGGTGGTGACATCTGGAATGGTACGTTTGCAATCATGTCATTATTGTTAGTATTCACAACATCCTATAGTTTAGCTAAATCCTATGAGTCTGATGGATTAGCTGCTGGAGTTGTATCTTTTGCATCATTATTAATCATTTATAAGGGTTCTACTTTAGATTGGGCAATACCATATGCATACTTAGGAACTCAAGGATTATTCGTTTCATTAATATTAGCACTTATTGTTACATCAATATTTGTAAAACTTTTAGGAAATCCAAAATTGGTTATAAAAATGCCTGATGGAGTTCCACCAGCTGTAGCTAAATCTTTCGCAGCATTACTACCATCAATCATTATACTTATACTTGTAACTGCATTTAAACACATTGTAGGAATTTGGAATATATCAGATATACATGCATCAGTATTCTGGACTATTCAAAAACCATTATCAGGTATAGCAGGATCCCTACCAGGAGTACTAGTAATAATATTCTTACAACAATTATTATGGTTCTTTGGATTACATGGATCAAATATACTTGCTCCAGTTATAAATACATTATTATTACCACTAACAAATGCTAATATAGATGCATTTAATGCAGGTAAAGAGATACCAAATATTTTAAACTCACAATTCCTAGATTCTTATGTAAACATGGGAGGATCAGGTACAACAATAAGTTTAATCATAGCTATATATATTGTATCTAAAAATAAAGCTCAAAAAACAATTGCTAATTTAGGAGTTGCACCAGGATTATTCAATATAAATGAACCAGTTATTTTCGGTATGCCAATAGTTTTAAATCCAGTATACTTTATACCATTTATCTTAGTTCCAATGATTTCTGCAATAATAGCTTATACATTAACAGCATTACACATAGCACCAAAGATAGTAGTACTTGCTCCTTGGACAATGCCTCCAGTATTAGGAGCGATAATGTCTACAGCTTCAATTAGAGGTGGATTAGTTGCATTAATTATAATAGCAGTAGGAACATTTATATACCTACCATTTGTAGTTGCTGCAGATAAAGAACTAGCAAGAGAAGCAGAAGAGAGTTTAGCAGATTAA
- a CDS encoding CsxC family protein — MNKIFSEDIHVCTSNNGSVKASCDIAFVKVPVLLAVREVQVDLEACIELVDDVLEIKRVKKNVFLTECKLMVNCGKKDPCNKEKSFGKLFINGFIEKNIEYAVASHLEDCGKIMVGAIKHATVKVPFRCATEIEFLQKPVVEFREPGREIDFFGNNRCNNMTNKVIECGCGHEELGKLRCEVEFEDRVAFIERPFCRLVEARIFDNDQAIDGRLMESKQHHEWDYEEEEERQVIEDLDLVPERKSHKPCHEKPCKNGCLDEEFKSIKFRKIRENIVAFLKIEVYQEQLIRIEK, encoded by the coding sequence ATGAACAAAATATTTTCTGAAGATATTCATGTGTGTACAAGTAATAATGGTAGTGTAAAGGCTTCATGTGATATTGCTTTTGTTAAAGTACCAGTATTATTAGCTGTAAGGGAAGTACAAGTTGATTTAGAAGCTTGTATTGAGCTTGTTGATGATGTATTAGAAATAAAAAGAGTTAAAAAGAATGTGTTTTTAACAGAATGCAAGTTAATGGTAAACTGCGGCAAAAAAGATCCATGCAATAAAGAAAAATCATTTGGAAAATTATTCATAAACGGGTTCATAGAAAAGAATATAGAATATGCAGTAGCTTCTCATCTAGAAGATTGTGGTAAGATAATGGTTGGGGCAATCAAACATGCAACAGTTAAGGTTCCATTTAGATGCGCAACAGAAATAGAATTTCTTCAAAAACCAGTAGTTGAATTTAGAGAACCAGGTAGAGAAATTGACTTCTTTGGAAATAATAGATGTAATAACATGACTAATAAAGTAATTGAATGTGGTTGTGGACATGAGGAACTTGGAAAATTAAGATGCGAAGTAGAATTTGAAGATAGAGTAGCATTTATAGAAAGACCTTTCTGTAGATTGGTTGAAGCAAGAATATTTGATAATGACCAAGCTATAGATGGAAGACTTATGGAATCAAAACAACACCATGAATGGGATTATGAAGAAGAAGAAGAAAGACAAGTAATAGAAGATTTAGATTTAGTTCCAGAAAGAAAATCTCATAAACCATGTCATGAAAAACCATGCAAGAATGGTTGCTTAGATGAAGAATTCAAATCTATTAAATTCAGAAAGATAAGGGAAAATATAGTTGCTTTCTTGAAGATAGAAGTTTATCAAGAACAATTAATTAGAATTGAAAAATAA
- a CDS encoding FMN-binding protein — MKKKTLLSIVAAGMVAVTLLAGCGKKGPKDGTYKAEAKDFDDKGWKPFVEVTYKDGKISDAKFDYSNKADGHLKSGDKAYITAMSAKSPTSPDKYTKELASALVDKQDIAKVDSVTGATHSSDNFKALVKAAVDNATNGKTDTATVEIK, encoded by the coding sequence ATGAAAAAGAAAACTTTACTAAGCATCGTAGCTGCTGGTATGGTAGCTGTTACTTTACTAGCTGGATGCGGAAAAAAAGGACCTAAAGATGGAACTTACAAGGCAGAAGCTAAGGACTTTGATGATAAAGGATGGAAGCCTTTTGTTGAAGTTACTTACAAGGATGGAAAAATATCTGATGCTAAGTTTGATTACTCAAATAAAGCTGATGGACATTTAAAGAGTGGAGACAAAGCATATATTACTGCTATGTCTGCAAAATCTCCAACTTCACCAGATAAATATACTAAAGAATTAGCTAGTGCTTTAGTAGATAAGCAAGATATAGCTAAAGTTGACTCTGTTACAGGTGCTACTCACTCATCTGATAACTTCAAAGCATTAGTTAAAGCTGCTGTAGATAATGCTACAAACGGTAAAACTGATACTGCAACTGTAGAAATTAAATAA